In the genome of Tsukamurella paurometabola DSM 20162, the window GCGTACCCGGCCCCGCGCACCGGCGGCCAGCCCACCGGCTCGTACGGGCCGCCCACCGGTGGTTATGCACCGCGGCACACCGCGCCGCAGCCCGCGCCCACGCGCGCCGAGGCGATGCCTCCGGCCACCGCGGCGCAGCCGTATCCGGCCGAGCAGTCTCCCGACCGGTATCCGCCCGCCGAGTATCGCGGCGACACCAAGCCGCGCAAACGCAGCCTCCCGATCGTCGTGGGCGCACTGGTCGTGATCGTCGCGCTGGTCGTGGGCGGGTTCTTCCTGTTCAAGGAGACGAGCGGCGGCGGGACGTCCAGCGGGTCGCCACTGACCGCCACCTCGGTTCAGTTGGTGAATTTCCAGGGCACGAACGATTCGTCACCCAACATCAGGAACGTCCTCACCGGGGCAACACCGGCGTGGAAGACGGACCAGTACTTCAGCGGACCGCAGTTCGGCGGGCTCAAATCGGGCGTCGGATTGCTGATCACCCTCGATCGCGAGGCTTCGATCACCTCCGGCACGATCACCTCACCCAGCGCGGGCTCGACGGTGCAGGTGCGTACGGCGCAGTCGTCTTCAGTGAGTTCGCTCGATCAGACCTCGACGGTGTGGGAAGGCACCCTCAACAGCGGTGACACCGCCTTCGCCGCCGGTGGTTCGGACAAGACGCGCTACGTGTTGGTCTGGATCACCGGGCTAGCGCAGGTCGCCGGCGGCAAATGGCAGACCACCATCGAACAGGTGCAAGTGCGCGGGAACTAACGGCGGTAGTCGCGCAGCGCCGACGAGACGCCGGCCGCCATCGCATCGAGTGCCACCACGGGCTTGACGTTGAGGTCGATCGCCTCGCGACAGTCGAGCACCGATTCCACGCAGCGCAGCAGGCCCTCGGGCCGCGCGTAGCCGGCGAGCCGACTGGTCTGTTCGGCCTCGTCGGGATGCATCAGCGTGACCTGCGCGCCCGATCCCTGCACCAGCGCGTCCCGGAACAGAGCGGCCAGGTCGATCAGCGCGCGGTCGAGGGCGTCGCGCACCGACCGGGTACTGCGAGCCTTCTGCCGCTTCTCCAGGTCTTTGAGCTGACCGGCGGAACCACGCATGACACCTGCCGTTCCGCGGCCGGTACCGCCGGCGCCCAGCGCGGTCTTCAGTTCTTCGGTCTCGCGCTCGTTGAGATCGGCGTTGATCTCCTTGGCGGCCGATTCCGCGTCGCGCAGCAACTGCTCGACAACGCCGTACACACCCTCCGAGGTGGCGGCCCGCGCCACGCTGAGGGCCTGCCGACGCTGCTTCTGCGACTCGGGATCGGTCGCGAGCCGCTTCGCCCGCCCGACATGGCCTCCGCACACCCCGGCCGCCCACGCGGCCCGCTCGGCATCGATACCGTCCCGTTCGAGCACGGCGGCGATCGCCGGGGCCGACGGCGTGACGAGCGGCACATGCCGGCAGCGGGACTTCAGCGTGACGGAGATGTCCTCCGGGTCGACGGTGGGCGCGCACAACAGGACGATGGTCTGCGCAGGCGGCTCCTCGACCATCTTCAGCAATGCGTTACCGGCCTGTTCGGTGAGCCGGTCGGCATCCTCGATGAGCACGATCTGCCAATGTCCGACCGACGGGCGGCGGGACGCGTCGGCCACCACTTCACGCATCTGCTTGACCGCGATCGACAGCCCGTCGGGGGCGATTGCGCGCACGTCAGCGTGGGTTCCGGCGAGCACCGTGGTGCACGCGCGACAGTGACCGCAGCCCGGCTCGGCCGGGTCTTCGCATTGCAGCGCGGCAGCCAGTGCGCGGGCCGCCACCGACCTGCCGGAGCCGGGCGGACCGGTGAACAGCCAGGCGTGGGTCATCGCGGATCCGGCCAGATCGGCCACGGTGCCCCCGCTCGCGACCACGTCACGGGCGGCCTCCGCGGCGGCACGCAGCTCCGCTACCACCGCGTCCTGCCCGACCAGCCGACTGAACACCCCACTCACCCCACCAGCCTAGCCCTCGTCCCGGCCCTCGTCGGACCGCCCGAGCGCAAGCTAAGTTGGACGCGTGGTCACCCCAGCTAGCAGGTTCAGTCGCTTCATGCGGCTCGCGCGCTGGCTGGCCAAGACGCCCTGGCCGATCTTCGCGCTGGACATCCTGCGCTCGAACATCCTGGGCGCCGTCTTCGTGTTCGGATTCCTGCGGTTCGCGCTCCCGGTGAATCAGTCCGTGCAGATCCAGCAGATCAGCGGGATC includes:
- a CDS encoding DNA polymerase III subunit delta', with product MSGVFSRLVGQDAVVAELRAAAEAARDVVASGGTVADLAGSAMTHAWLFTGPPGSGRSVAARALAAALQCEDPAEPGCGHCRACTTVLAGTHADVRAIAPDGLSIAVKQMREVVADASRRPSVGHWQIVLIEDADRLTEQAGNALLKMVEEPPAQTIVLLCAPTVDPEDISVTLKSRCRHVPLVTPSAPAIAAVLERDGIDAERAAWAAGVCGGHVGRAKRLATDPESQKQRRQALSVARAATSEGVYGVVEQLLRDAESAAKEINADLNERETEELKTALGAGGTGRGTAGVMRGSAGQLKDLEKRQKARSTRSVRDALDRALIDLAALFRDALVQGSGAQVTLMHPDEAEQTSRLAGYARPEGLLRCVESVLDCREAIDLNVKPVVALDAMAAGVSSALRDYRR